The DNA sequence AATCCAGAAACTGTCGGGTCGTCGCATACATGGCCGGCCGGCCAGGTACATCTCGATGTCCCACGACGCGAACCCACTCTCGCTCAAGTAATGTACGAATGATATTGCTGCTTACCGTAACACCCCGGATATCTTCAATTTCACCCCGGGTAATAGGTTGACGATAGGCAATCAATGCAAGAGTTTCCAGCAATGCCCGGGAGTAGCGGGGAGGCTTTTCCTCAAACAGGCGGCTGACCCAGGGAGCAAACTCTTCACGAACCTGAAGCCTGTAGCCGCTGGCCACCTTGCGAAGCTCGAATCCACGCCCCTCACATGCATCACCAAGAAGCATCATGACATGCTCCATAATCTGTCTGGCCGGGCGTTCATCTTCCGTAAACAGTTCCCGCAACTGCTCAAGAGAGAGAGGTTTGCCTGCAGCCAGCAACGCAGCTTCGGCAATCGCCTGAATTCTGGAGAGGTGTTCTTCATTCATGATGGCTATCCATTCTTCAATGCGCCGTTTCCCGCCACAGAATAATCTAGCGGGCAGCCCGGGCCCGCACGTGAATAGAACCCAGCACTTCTGTCTGCACAACTTCAATCAACTGCTCTTTAACCAGTTCCAGCGTTGCCAGAAACGTGACAACCACACCAAGCCTCCCCTCCTCTGCGGTGAAGAGGCTCTGGAAGGCGACAAACTGATCATCCTGCAAAACTGACAAAATGGCTGACATACGCTCACGGGTTGAGAGCTTTTCTTTTTCCACATGATGGCTGGTAAAAAGATCAGCCCGTTGCAGCACACCCCGAAGGGCAAGAAGCATATCCCGGAAATCAACGTCAGGGTGCTGTTGGGTTGACGGTAACTGCGGCAAAGATGCCGATGCATAAAAGCTGTCACGCTCCATACGCGGCAAGGCATCGATATCCTCCGCAGCCTGCTTGAAACGTTCATACTGCTGCAGACGACGAATCAGTTCAGCCCTTGGATCCGACTCGTCTTCTTCGTCGCTTTCGTGCCTTGGCAACAACATCCGGGACTTTATTTCTGCCAGGGTGGCCGCCATCACAAGGTACTCTGCAGCCAGCTCGAAGCGCATGGCCTCCACCGCTCCGATGTAGTCCATGTATTGCCGGGTTATTTCGCTCACGTCTATATCCAGAATATCCATATTCTGACGACGAATGAGATACAACAACAGATCGAGCGGACCCTCAAAGGCTTCCAGAAATACCGCAAGGGCATCTGGCGGGATATACAGGTCAGTGGGAAGATCGATCAACGCCTTCCCGGAAACCCGCGCCAGTGGAGCCTGCCCCGGCCCATCAGGATTAACGATAACTGAGACCCATTGCCGACCGGACTTCATCAAGCGTATCCCGGGCTGCATCACGTGCGCGTTCACGCCCTTCCTGCAGAATTGAATACACAAGATCCGGGTTGCCCTCATATTCACGGGCCCGTTCATGCAAAGGCCGCTGCTCTTCTACAATCGAATCAATCAACGGTTTTTTGCAGTCAAGACAACCAATACCGGCGCTACGGCAACCCACCTGAACCCACTCTTTGGTCTCAGCATCGGAGTAGACCTGATGCAACCCCCAGACCGGACATTTCTCAGGCTCACCGGGATCCGTTCTTCTGACCCGCTGGGGGTCTGTCTGCATGGTACGGACTTTTTGAGCCACGCTGTCTGGCTCTTCCCGCAGACCAATGTAATTGTTGTAGGATTTGGACATTTTATGACCATCCAGACCCGGCATTTTTGAATCCGGCGTCAACAATGGCTGAGGCTCCGGAAGAATCACTTTTCCGCCACCCTCTATGTATCCATACAGACGCTCACGGTCGCCAATGGATATATTCTGCTGTTCCATAAGCAAGGCACGAGCCGTCTCAAGTGCCTCCATATCGCCCTCTTCCTGATATCGTTTTTTCAGAGTGCGATAAAGTTTGGCGTTCTTCTTGCCCATTTTGACAATAGCTGACTCTGCCTGATCTTCAAACCCGGGTTCACGCCCGTAGAGATGGTTGAACCGGCGAGCAATCTCACGGGTAATTTCGACGTGAGACACCTGGTCGGCACCTACCGGAACCTTACCCGCACGATACATCAGAATATCGGCCGTTTGCAGCAGCGGATAGCCAAGAAAACCGTATGTTGCGAGATCTTTTTCACGCAGCTTTTCCTGCTGATCCTTATAGGTGGGGATACGTTCCAGCCAGCCCAGAGGCGTGATCATCGATAACAACAGGTGCAGCTCCGCATGCTCAGGTACCTGCGACTGGATAAACATGGTTGATGACCCGGGGTTTACGCCCGCCGCCAGCCAGTCAATAGTCATATCCCAAACACTTTGTTCGATGCCGGAAGGGTCATCATACTGTGTCGTCAGGGCATGCCAGTCGGCAATAAAAAAGAAGCATTCAAATTCGTGCTGGAGTTTTACCCAGTTTTTCAGCACACCATGGTAATGACCGAGATGAAGCTTGCCGGTCGGACGCATACCAGACAAAACCCGTTGCTGGGAATCTACAGAACTCAAAGCACAAACTCCTTCATTTGAATAGGATTCGCCCAGAGTAAATCAGACGACTCGGCATTATAAATAAAAAACCCCCGCTCTGCAGGACAGAACGGGGGTTTTAGTGAAAGAAACCAGCTTTACCAGCCAGTCACTTCCTTCAGAGCCTTACCAATATCGGCCAGACTCCGCACGGTTTTAACACCGGCATCGTTCAGGGCCGCAAACTTCTCATCTGCTGTACCTTTACCACCAGAGATGATGGCGCCCGCGTGGCCCATACGCTTGCCAGGAGGTGCTGTAACACCGGCAATGTAGGAAACCACTGGCTTAGTGACGTTTTCCTTGATGAACGCAGCCGCTTCTTCTTCAGCGGTACCGCCGATTTCACCAATCATAACGATAGCTTCTGTTTGCGGATCGTCCTGCAGCAAACGGAGGATATCGATGAAGTTGGAGCCCGGAATCGGATCACCACCGATGCCCACGCAGGTAGACTGGCCGTAGCCGAAGTCTGTGGTCTGCTTGACTGCTTCGTAAGTCAGGGTACCGGAACGGGACACAATACCGACTTTACCTGGCTTGTGGATATGGCCTGGCATAATCCCGATTTTGCACTCGCCCGGAGTAATAACACCCGGACAGTTAGGCCCGATCATGCGAACACCTTTACGATCAACATATTCCTTGGCGTAAAGCATGTCGATAGTCGGGATGCCTTCAGTGATGCAAACGATGAGCTCAAGGCCTGCATCTGCTGCTTCAATGATGGCATCTTTGCAGAACGGAGCCGGAACGTAGATGACGGTTGCCTGAGCACCGGTCTTTTCTACGGCATCACGTACGGTGTTGAACACCGGAAGCCCCAGATGCTCAGTACCGCCTTTACCCGGGCTAACGCCACCAACCATCTTGGTGCCGTACTCAATCGCCTGTTCAGAGTGGAATGTACCCTGTGCGCCGGTAAAGCCCTGGCAAATTACCTTGGTGTCTTTATTAATCAGGATGCTCATTATTTACCCCCTGCGGCTTTAACGACTTGCTCTGCAGCATCGGCCAGGCTGCTGGCGGCGATGATGTTCAGGCCACTATCAGCCAATACCTTTGAACCCAGTTCAGCGTTGTTACCTTCAAGGCGAACAACCACGGGCACCTTAACGCCAACTTCTTTAACTGCGCCGATAATGCCTTCAGCAATCATGTCACAGCGGACAATACCGCCGAAGATGTTAACCAGAACGGCTTGCACTGCATCATCCGACAGGATGATTTTGAACGCCTCGGACACACGCTCTTTGGTAGCTCCGCCGCCAACGTCCAGGAAGTTAGCCGGGCGACCACCAGACAGTTTGATGATATCCATGGTTCCCATTGCCAGGCCGGCACCGTTAACCATGCAGCCGATGTTACCTTCAAGGGCAACGTAGTTCAGTTCCCAGGCTGCAGCTTCTGCTTCGCGGGCATCTTCCTGCGAGGGATCGCGCATTTCCTGAAGTTTCTTCTGACGGTACAAAGCGTTGCCATCGACACCGATCTTGGCATCCAGGCAGTGCAGATCACCAGCCGGGGTAATAACCAGTGGGTTGATTTCCAGAAGTGCCAGGTCATAGTCTTCAAACAGCTTAGCCAGGCCCAAAAAGATTTTGGTGAACTGACCAATCTGCTTGCCTTCCAAACCCAGCTTGAAGGCCAGCTCGCGCCCCTGATATGGCTGTGCGCCAACCAGCGGATCAATCTCGGCTTTCAGAATTTTCTCGGGAGTTTCTTCTGCAACGGTCTCAATTTCAACACCGCCTTCCGTAGAAGCCATAAATACGATGCGACGAGTACCGCGATCAACAACTGCACCCAGGTACAGTTCCTGGTCGATGTCAGTCAGGGATTCAACAAGAATTTTACTGACTGGCTGGCCATGCTCGTCAGTCTGGAAAGTAACCAGCTGCTTGCCCAACCACTGTTCCGCGAACGCGCGGATATCGTCAGTATTCTTGACCAGCTTTACACCACCAGCTTTACCGCGGCCGCCAGCGTGAACCTGGGCTTTGACTACCCAGCTGTTTCCGCCAATTTTCTCTGCAGCTGCTACAGCTTCATCCGGGGTATCGCAGGCGATGCCCTGTGATACAGGCAAGCCATATTCAGCGAAAAGCTGTTTGCCCTGATATTCATGCAAATTCATAGTTAGTGTCCCGCTTTTTGATGGAGGATAACCACGTACGGAAGTGAACCCGCCACTCCCACAAAGGAAGCAGTTAATACGGATTCATTTCGGTGAGCAGGGGATCACCTCAGCTCACCACGATCGCAACCGGAAATCAGCCCTTTTCTATGGTAAAGGGGCGCCATCACTGGCGCCCCTGTTTCCTGGATTGCGTTACTTCTTTTTGCGACGGTTCGCTTTGTGAATAGCACCACCGTCAACCGCAAGCGCCGCCTCGTGCACAGACTCCGAAAGAGTCGGGTGTGCAAAACAGGTCAACGCCAGATCTTCTGAACTGGAGCCAAATTCCATGGCAATAACACCCTGGGCAACGATTTCCGATGCCTGAGGCCCTACAACGTGGAAGCCAAGAATCCGGTCAGTTTTCTCATCGGCAATGATTTTCACCATGCCCGCGACTGAGTTTGCAGCCATCGCACGGCCGTTAGCCGCAAATGGGAAAGTACCAACTTTGTAGGCTTCACCTTCAGACTTCAGCTGCTCTTCCGTTTTACCTACCCAGGCCACTTCAGGCGCTGTGTAGATAACATTAGGAATGCAGTCATAATTGACTTGGGGTTTATGGCCGGCAATACGCTCCGCAACCATAACACCCTCTTCCGAGGCTTTGTGTGCGAGCATTGGGCCACGAACAACGTCACCAACTGCCCAGACACCCGGAGCTTCGGTTTTACAAGTGTCATCAACAAAGATGAAACCACGCTCATCCATGTTGACACCCGAGTCGGCAGCCAGCAGATTGTCGGTATATGGCCGGCGGCCAACCGCAACAATCAGCTTGTCGACTTTCAATTCCTGTTTACCGGCGCTGTCTTCGTAATTCACATAAACCAGCTTGCGCTTGACCTCGGCACCGGTTACACGGCCGCCCATTACAATGTTCAGGCCCTGCTTACGGAATTGCTTCAGCGTTTCCTTGGCTATCTGCTGATCTACAGCAGGCAGGAAGGTATCCTGAGCTTCCAGAATGGTAACTTCGGAACCCAGACGCGCCCAGACACTGCCCAATTCGAGACCAATAACACCCGCACCGATAATACCAAGGCGCTTGGGAACCTCACCAAACTCCAGAGCACCTTCCGAATCGACAATGTAGCCTTCGGTCATCGGTGCAGGCGGAATTTCAATAGGCTTGGAGCCAGTAGCAATAATTACGTTGTCAGCTTCGTAGGTTTTTGTGCTGCCATCCGGAGCGGCAACTTCAACCTGACGATTGGCCAGAAGCTTCCCGTGACCATGGATAGCGGTAACACCGTTAGCCTTGAATAGTCCCGCAATACCGCCAGTGAGCTGCTTAACAATGCCGCTTTTGCGCTCCATCATCTTGGCGATGTCCATTTTGACATCCTTGGCGATGATGCCCTGCATTTCGTAGTCGTGGTTCGCTTCCTCAAACTTGTGAGAAATTTCCAGCAACACTTTGGATGGGATGCAACCTACGTTCAGGCAGGTACCACCAAGCACCTGGCTTTGGTCATCCTTCGAGCTCCACGACTCGACACATGCGGTTTTCAGGCCAAGCTGAGCAGCTTTAATGGCAGCAACATAGCCTCCCGGGCCGGCGCCAATGACGATTACGTCGTACTTATCAGACATAGTTGATCCTGTTTTCTGATTCGTTAAATGTCGGCTCAGACGTCCAGCAGAATACGCGCCGGATCCTCGAGCATGTCCTTGATGGCCACAAGGAACTGTACCGCTTCCTTGCCATCGACCATGCGGTGATCATAGGACAGCGCAAGGTACATCATCGGACGGATTTCTACCTTTCCATTAACAGCCATCGGCCGCTCCTGGATTTTGTGCATACCCAGAATAGCCGTTTGCGGCGGGTTAAGGATCGGCGTGGAAATCAGCGATCCAAAAATACCACCGTTGGTAATAGTAAACGTACCACCGGTCATATCTTCAATTGCAAGTTTGCCGCCTTTTGCCTTGGTACCGTACTCAACAATCTTCTTCTCGATATCTGCAAGGCCCATCGCATCAACATCACGCAGTACCGGAACAACCAGACCACGATCCGTAGAGACGGCAACACCAATATCCTGGTAGCCATGATAAACCATGTCGTTACCGTCAATAGACGCGTTAACGGCCGGGAAACGCTTCAGGGCTTCGGTAGAGGCTTTGGCGAAGAACGACATAAAGCCCAGCTTGATGTCGTGGCGCTTAACAAAGCTTTCCTGGTATTGCTTGCGCATCTCCATGATGGGACCCATGTCGACCTCATTAAAGGTCGTCAGCATGGCAGCTGTCTGCTGCGCATTCACCAAACGCTTGGCGATGCTGGCACGCAGACGGGTCATGGGTACGCGTTTTTCCAGACGCTCACCTGCAGCAACATTGACTTCAGGCATGGCGGCCGGGGCTTTCACGGAGCCACCTGAAGACTTGGCGCTATCTACATGATTCTGAACATCTTCTTTAGTGACTCTTCCGTCTTTTCCTGTACCTTTCACGGAGCCAGGATCAACACCATTCTCGTCTGCCAGCTTACGTGCAGCCGGACTCAGAATAGCGTCTTCAGAACTGGCACTTTGCTCAGCTTTGGCTTCACTCTTGTCGGCACCGGCAGTATTGTCAGCGCCGGCACTGGCCACAGCACCAGCTTTGAACCTGCCGACAAGTTCACCGCTTTCCACGGTGTCGCCTTCGCCTTTAATGATCTCTTCGATCACGCCGTCAGCTGGCGCAACCACTTCAAGAACGACCTTATCGGTTTCGATATCAACAATCAGGTCGTCACGTGAACAAGCTTCGCCAGGCTGTTTATGCCAGGTCGCGACGGTACCCTCTGCGACCGACTCCGGGAAAACGGGTGCTTTAATCTCAGTAGACATTACAGTTCCTTAATTCGGTAGCTCGTCAGATTTCAAACGCGTCGTTAACAAGTTTTTTCTGTTCTTCAATATGAACAGACATATGCCCTGCTGCCGGAGCAGCCGAAGCCTCACGACCGGCGTACTGAAGATGAAGCTTGGGATTCAGGCGTTGCAGCGCATTACGCATGTGATGCTGACTGCAATACCAGGCACCCTGGTTCATGGGCTCTTCCTGACACCATACGGCATGTTTCAGCTTAGTATACTGGGCCAGGGTTTCATCCAGATCTTCTCCGGGGAACGGATACAGCTGCTCAATACGCACAATGGCAACATCATCACGCTCATCGGTCTTTTTCTTTTCCAGCAGATCGTAATAGACCTTGCCGCTGCAAAGAATAATCCGGTTAACCTTTTTGGCATCAGACAACTCTTTCTCGGGAAGAACAGTCTGGAAGGTACCAGATGTCAGATCTTCCAGATCAGATGTCGCTTCCTTGTGACGCAGAAGACTCTTGGGCGTGATAGCAATCAACGGCTTACGCAGTGGACGCTTGACCTGCCGGCGCAGCATGTGGAAAACCTGCGATGGCGTAGTCGGCACACAAACCTGAATATTCTGCTCTGCAGACAACTGCAGGAAACGCTCAAGGCGCGCAGAGCTGTGCTCAGGCCCCTGCCCTTCATAGCCATGTGGCAACAGCAAGGTCAGGCCACACAAACGACCCCATTTATGCTCACCACTGGTAAGGAACTGGTCAATAACAACCTGGGCGCCGTTTGCGAAATCACCAAACTGGGCCTCCCAAACCACAAGCGCATCCGGTGTGGTGGTTGAATATCCGTATTCAAACGCCATGACCGCTTCTTCAGAAAGCAGCGAGTCATAAATCTCGAACTTCGGCTGCTTATCGGAAAGCTCGGCAAGGGCTATGTGCCTGGAGCCATCTTTCTGATTATGCAATACCGCGTGGCGATGAGAAAAGGTTCCACGCCCAACATCCTGACCAGTCAACCGGATCGGGTGGCCTTCGTTGAGTAGTGTGGCATAGGCCATAATCTCGCCATAACCCCAGTTAATCGGCAATGCGCCAGCAGTCATCTTCTCGCGATCAGAAACAATCTTGGAAACCTGACGCTGAATGCTGAACCCTTCCGGAACCTGAGTCAGTTTTTTACCCAGTCTCTGGATCGTTTTCAGGGCAACACTGGATTTACACTTGGCTGTCCACTCATGGCCAAGGTGCGGTGTCCAGTCAACGTACAGATCCTTGTTCGGTTCTTTAACAAGAGATTTGACCACATGCTCGCCGTTATCAAGAGCATCACGGTAGTCATTCTCCATCTGCTTGGCTTCACTTTCGGAAATCACACCGGCAGCGATCAGCTTTTCAGCATAAAGAGTACGGGTCGTTTTCAGCTTACGGATCTTGTCATACATCACCGGCTGGGTTGCAGCAGGCTCATCGGCCTCGTTATGCCCACGACGCCGGTAGCAGACCAGATCGATAACAATATCGCCCTTGAATTCGTTGCGATAGTCCATTGCCATCTGCGTAACAAACACTACCGCTTCAGGATCATCCGCATTCACGTGAAGTATCGGTGCGTGCACCATTTTGGCGACGTCTGTGCAGTACTCTGTGGAGCGGGCGTCTTCCTGTTTGCTGGTAGTAAAGCCGACCTGGTTATTGATAACGATATGGATGGTACCACCCACGCCGAAACCACGGGTCTGGGACATCTGGAAGGTTTCCATGACGACGCCCTGGCCCGCAAACGCTGCATCACCGTGCATGATAACCGGAACTACCTGATTACCCTGAGTGTCAGTGCGGCGGGTCTGGCGGGCACGAACAGAGCCTTCAACCACCGGAGATACGATTTCCAGATGCGATGGGTTAAACGCCATTGCAAGGTGTATTTCGCCGCCTTCAGTCATCACATTGGATGAAAAACCCTGGTGATATTTGACGTCACCGGAGCCTGAATCTGCGAGCTTTTTACCTTCAAATTCATCAAACAGTTCTGTCGGGTTCTTACCGAGAGTATTTACCAGAACGTTCAGTCGGCCTCGGTGGGCCATACCCAGCACAATTTCCTTGGCGCCGTAGTGCCCAGCGCGTTGGATAAGCTCGTCCATACAAGGGATAAGGCTCTCACCACCCTCAAGCCCGAAACGCTTGACACCCGGGTAACGGGAACCAAGGTATTTCTCCAGACCTTCAGCCGCCGTCAGACGTTCGAGAATATGCTTGCGGGTATTGGTCTCATAACCCGGCTCGGAGCGAACAGGCTCCATACGCTGCTGAAACCAGCGCTTAATGCGGGTATCAACTATGTGCATATACTCGGCGCCAATGCTGCCGCAATATGTCTGCCGCAGTCCATCGACGATATCACCGAGCTTCATGGTTTCAGAACCAAAGCTCAGGGAGCCGGTCTGAAAAGTCAGATCACGATCAGATTCCGACAGTTCATGAAACGAGGGATCGAGATCTTCTACTTTCTGGCGCTGCCAGACCCCAAGAGGATCCAGCTTTGCTTCCTGATGACCGCGAAAGCGATAAGCATTAATAAGCTGGAGAACACGGGTCTGCTTTTTATCAGCATCCGACGTTGCACTGACTGGCACGCCATTATTCGCGAGAAAACGCTGATTCCGGGATATGTGTTCAAACTGCTCGCGGATAGAAGAGTGATTGACATCACGACCATGGTTGCCGTCAACGCTGGGGAGCTTGTCAAAGTAGCTCCTCCACTCTTCGGGAACGGCATTAGGATCTGTCAGGTAGGTCTCAAAAAGCTGCTCAACGTAGGCCAGATTTCCACCCTGTAAGTGGGACGTCTGCCATAACTGCTCCATGATGCTTTCTTGCATTTTGAATAGCTCACCTTGGGCTGGTGCGGGGAAGCCCGGTATGGTCGGCCAGGGGTGGTTATCAGTCAATACGGGTTTTTACGGGATCGACTATGGCAACCACACCCAACACGGATGTCTTCCGTTCCCCAATGATTTTTTTGTACTCAGCAACGCCGCAAGAAAACAGAATAAATTTCCGCCACGGCTTGCGTAGTGTGCACACGGTTAATACTTTTGACTATAAGCCTTTGGTTGAAGGCCCCGCACAAATGCGAGGCCTTCAGCTTTCATCCTGAACAGATAAGTATAGCGTCTGCCTTCAACTTTGCCGCCTAAACAGTCCGCTGCAGCAGAAGGTTCCGAATATGGCCAATTGCCCTTGTAGGGTTAAGGCCTTTCGGGCAAACGCTGACACAGTTCATAATGCCCCTGCAACGGAAAACGCTGAACGGGTCATCCAGATTCGCAAGACGGTCAGCCTGAGCAGTGTCACGGCTATCTGCCAGAAAGCGATACGCCTGCAACAGCCCGGCCGGACCAATAAACTTATCCGGATTCCACCAGAACGATGGACACGACGTTGAACAACATGCACAGAGAATACACTCGTACAGGCCATCCAGCTTTTCGCGGTCTTCCGGCGTCTGCAAACGTTCAATAGCAGGCGCAGGCTTATCGTTCACCAGATACGGCATTACCTTTTCATACTGTTTGTAGAAAAGACTCATGTCGACAACCAGATCACGAATAACGGGCAGGCCAGGCAACGGACGCAGCACCAGCTTGCCATTCTTGACAACCTGAGACATTGGCGTGATACACGCCAGGCCGTTCTTGCCATTCATATTCATGCCATCAGACCCACAAACACCCTCACGGCATGAGCGGCGATAGGCCATTGACGCATCTTTCTCTTTAATGAGATTCAGCACATCCAGGACCATCAGATCCTTTCCGGCCGGGAGTTCAACTTCGACGTCCTGCATGTATGGGGCGTTGTCAGTTTCCGGGTTATAACGGTAAAGGCTTACCAACATAATGTACGTTCCCCTTAGTAAGTCCGGACTTTCGGCTGAAAGGTATCGACAGTTTTAGGCGAGAAGTTAACATCACGCTTGCCAATACGCTTATCCAGCGGGAAGTAGAGAGAGTGCTTCAGCCAGTTTTCGTCGTCACGCTCGGTGAAGTCGTTACGGGCATGAGCACCACGGCTCTCTTTACGCTCATTTGCGGCAATCGCAGTAGCCAGAGCCACCTCATACAGATTGTCCAGCTCCAGCGCCTCGATACGCGCCGTATTGAACGCACTGCTCTTGTCTGTCAGCATGGTGTTACGAACACGCTCACCGATAGACTCGAGCTTCTTCAAGCCCTCTTCCATACTCTTGCCGTCACGGAACACACCGAAGTAAAGCTGCATGCAGTTCTGAAGATCCTTGCGAACCTCTGCAACACTCTCTCCTTCAGTGGTGCTGTTCAGACGATCCAGACGCGCCATCGCGCGCTTGATATCTTCATCACTGGCGCCATCTACCTCAAAGCCACCACGCAACTGCTCTTCAATGTGCAGACCAGCAGCACGACCAAAGACAACAAGATCCAGCAGAGAGTTCCCGCCCAGACGGTTAGCCCCGTGAACGGATACGCACGCCGCTTCGCCACAGGCAAACAGACCAGGAATCGGCTTATCGTTACCATTCTCATCCTGAGTCAATGCCTGACCACCTACGTTGGTGGGAACACCACCCATCATGTAGTGGCAGGTAGGCACAACAGGAACCGGTTCCTTCACCGGGTCCACGTGAGCGAAAGTACGAGACAGCTCACAGATACCAGGCAAACGCAGGTTCAGGGTTTCTTCACCCAAATGATCCAGCTTCAGCAGTACGTGATCTTTCTCCGGACCACAGCCACGACCCTCAAGGATCTCGATAACCATGGAGCGCGCGACCACATCGCGGCCAGCCAGATCTTTTGCGTTTGGAGCATAACGCTCCATGAAGCGCTCACCTTCGGAATTGATCAGGTAACCACCCTCACCCCGGCAACCTTCGGTTACCAGCGTACCGGCACCATAGATACCCGTTGGGTGGAACTGCCACATTTCCATATCCTGCATCGGGAAGCCCGCACGCAGCGCCATACCAATACCATCGCCAGTGTTAATCAGAGCATTGGTAGTAGAGGCATAAATACGGCCCGAGCCGCCAGTTGCCAGAACCGTAGCCTTGGATTTGATGTAGGCCACTTCGCCAGTTTCAATCTCAATGGCTACAACACCAACAACTTCATCCTTACTGTTCTTGACCAGATCTACGGCGTACCACTCATTAAGGAAGGTAGTACCACCCTTGAGGTTTGCCTGATACAGCGTGTGCAGGAGCGCGTGACCAGTACGGTCAGCCGCCGCACATGTGCGCGCTGCCTGGGTAGGGTTATCCGGACCTTTGGACTGCCCGCCAAACGGACGCTGATAAATCCGGCCCTGCTCGGTACGCGAGAACGGCAGACCCATGTGCTCAAGCTCGAAAACAGCCTGGGGACCTACGGAACACATATACTCAACTGCGTCCTGATCGGCAATGTAGTCAGACCCCTTAACGGTGTCATACATGTGCCAGCGCCAGTCATCGTTGGGATCAGCACTTGCAATTGCACAGGTGATACCACCCTGGGCTGATACCGTATGTGACCGGGTAGGAAATACTTTTGTAATACAAGCCGTTTTAACACCGGACTCGGTCAGCTGCAGGGCCGCTCGCATACCGGCACCGCCGCCGCCGATAACAATCGCGTCGTACGACATAGTCTTGATATTAGACATCGATTAAAGCCCCCAAATAATCTGAATACCCCAGACCACATACACAAAAATCACCAGAATGAACGCTGCCTGAAACAGAAAGCGCTGCACTGCTGATTTGATGTAGTCGGTAGAAACGGTCCAAAGCCCGACCCATGCATGAGCCCCGATAGAAAGCAGCGCCAACAACGTAAAGATCTTGAACCACGCCTGATCAAACAGAGCCTGCCACACCTGGAAATCAACATCGGTTGTTGCAAAAAAACCAAGCAAAAACAACGTATAAAAGGCCAGAACGTAAG is a window from the Marinobacter sp. ANT_B65 genome containing:
- a CDS encoding succinate dehydrogenase iron-sulfur subunit; this encodes MLVSLYRYNPETDNAPYMQDVEVELPAGKDLMVLDVLNLIKEKDASMAYRRSCREGVCGSDGMNMNGKNGLACITPMSQVVKNGKLVLRPLPGLPVIRDLVVDMSLFYKQYEKVMPYLVNDKPAPAIERLQTPEDREKLDGLYECILCACCSTSCPSFWWNPDKFIGPAGLLQAYRFLADSRDTAQADRLANLDDPFSVFRCRGIMNCVSVCPKGLNPTRAIGHIRNLLLQRTV
- a CDS encoding 2-oxoglutarate dehydrogenase E1 component, with protein sequence MQESIMEQLWQTSHLQGGNLAYVEQLFETYLTDPNAVPEEWRSYFDKLPSVDGNHGRDVNHSSIREQFEHISRNQRFLANNGVPVSATSDADKKQTRVLQLINAYRFRGHQEAKLDPLGVWQRQKVEDLDPSFHELSESDRDLTFQTGSLSFGSETMKLGDIVDGLRQTYCGSIGAEYMHIVDTRIKRWFQQRMEPVRSEPGYETNTRKHILERLTAAEGLEKYLGSRYPGVKRFGLEGGESLIPCMDELIQRAGHYGAKEIVLGMAHRGRLNVLVNTLGKNPTELFDEFEGKKLADSGSGDVKYHQGFSSNVMTEGGEIHLAMAFNPSHLEIVSPVVEGSVRARQTRRTDTQGNQVVPVIMHGDAAFAGQGVVMETFQMSQTRGFGVGGTIHIVINNQVGFTTSKQEDARSTEYCTDVAKMVHAPILHVNADDPEAVVFVTQMAMDYRNEFKGDIVIDLVCYRRRGHNEADEPAATQPVMYDKIRKLKTTRTLYAEKLIAAGVISESEAKQMENDYRDALDNGEHVVKSLVKEPNKDLYVDWTPHLGHEWTAKCKSSVALKTIQRLGKKLTQVPEGFSIQRQVSKIVSDREKMTAGALPINWGYGEIMAYATLLNEGHPIRLTGQDVGRGTFSHRHAVLHNQKDGSRHIALAELSDKQPKFEIYDSLLSEEAVMAFEYGYSTTTPDALVVWEAQFGDFANGAQVVIDQFLTSGEHKWGRLCGLTLLLPHGYEGQGPEHSSARLERFLQLSAEQNIQVCVPTTPSQVFHMLRRQVKRPLRKPLIAITPKSLLRHKEATSDLEDLTSGTFQTVLPEKELSDAKKVNRIILCSGKVYYDLLEKKKTDERDDVAIVRIEQLYPFPGEDLDETLAQYTKLKHAVWCQEEPMNQGAWYCSQHHMRNALQRLNPKLHLQYAGREASAAPAAGHMSVHIEEQKKLVNDAFEI
- the sdhA gene encoding succinate dehydrogenase flavoprotein subunit; the protein is MSNIKTMSYDAIVIGGGGAGMRAALQLTESGVKTACITKVFPTRSHTVSAQGGITCAIASADPNDDWRWHMYDTVKGSDYIADQDAVEYMCSVGPQAVFELEHMGLPFSRTEQGRIYQRPFGGQSKGPDNPTQAARTCAAADRTGHALLHTLYQANLKGGTTFLNEWYAVDLVKNSKDEVVGVVAIEIETGEVAYIKSKATVLATGGSGRIYASTTNALINTGDGIGMALRAGFPMQDMEMWQFHPTGIYGAGTLVTEGCRGEGGYLINSEGERFMERYAPNAKDLAGRDVVARSMVIEILEGRGCGPEKDHVLLKLDHLGEETLNLRLPGICELSRTFAHVDPVKEPVPVVPTCHYMMGGVPTNVGGQALTQDENGNDKPIPGLFACGEAACVSVHGANRLGGNSLLDLVVFGRAAGLHIEEQLRGGFEVDGASDEDIKRAMARLDRLNSTTEGESVAEVRKDLQNCMQLYFGVFRDGKSMEEGLKKLESIGERVRNTMLTDKSSAFNTARIEALELDNLYEVALATAIAANERKESRGAHARNDFTERDDENWLKHSLYFPLDKRIGKRDVNFSPKTVDTFQPKVRTY
- the odhB gene encoding 2-oxoglutarate dehydrogenase complex dihydrolipoyllysine-residue succinyltransferase is translated as MSTEIKAPVFPESVAEGTVATWHKQPGEACSRDDLIVDIETDKVVLEVVAPADGVIEEIIKGEGDTVESGELVGRFKAGAVASAGADNTAGADKSEAKAEQSASSEDAILSPAARKLADENGVDPGSVKGTGKDGRVTKEDVQNHVDSAKSSGGSVKAPAAMPEVNVAAGERLEKRVPMTRLRASIAKRLVNAQQTAAMLTTFNEVDMGPIMEMRKQYQESFVKRHDIKLGFMSFFAKASTEALKRFPAVNASIDGNDMVYHGYQDIGVAVSTDRGLVVPVLRDVDAMGLADIEKKIVEYGTKAKGGKLAIEDMTGGTFTITNGGIFGSLISTPILNPPQTAILGMHKIQERPMAVNGKVEIRPMMYLALSYDHRMVDGKEAVQFLVAIKDMLEDPARILLDV